gcttaagtccctaaagattgagatttttgagtcattgttggtctatttcaattttttgaattctctcttctaagtgtagaattttatcttgtaacacacgtaaggataaatggttagtaaataaacttctaaccatgtgtgttcaaggatatgagagaatttataaagtgttcacatgattattcatgtcaaaggaaggaccaataaatgcaatcatgtccaacacttaaagcatgagaataaggtgccaataaagtattatggcaatcaagatacatatttctcatgaaataaggaaaattaagggcatataaagaaagattgcatgaagtataagaaatgacttaaaataaagataatctccatatctagtatgtcgtgaatctcttttagtgactcaatcaaatatattgtggattgattatggtttaacaatccacattgtcaacaaaaTGCAGAGTCCcttttaaaatggataacacgtgtttataatttgagcttgttgggatctataggttaattttaaaattcagttataattttgacctcaaaaaatgatttatattccataatctttttgaaatctattttctagtttggcttattaaaaatttcaattttattttaaacttgaaatttttcttattttttggtggaatattggttgggatttatttaaagtctatttaaaattgacctacgtcccaatttttgaaacaaaattatttgtttatttctgcatagtgatgttgacgtaaagtagagtctttaagaatttaaaaatgctcttgttatggctttggagattgaaatatatctccatacagaaaataaaagtcggtgatttactgactttggtacttgtgtggattgcataagggaaagcataccaacaagaccactagaggtgccaaagagagcattttgagattcttgagatcatgtacattgaaaggtgttgaccttttcatactcattgcctaaatggtcagagatattttttatctcttttagtgatgaccatataaagtttatgtatctctatcttctaaatattaaagctggggtattgaatgctttcaatacctataaggaagaagaagagaaacaatatgaagatcataagatctaatataggcatagagtattaaggtaggtacacacaaaatgaaatgattagtaatactaatctgctatcacccttatagagtaaagctttgaagaccattgtgtatatgttaaacagtattccatctaaggttgtccataagacaccttttaaagtatgaaatagatggaagcttagtttaaattatttacacatatggggttgccttgctaaagagaggatttataatcctcgcctaaggaaattagattcaaggacaatcagcggatcttttataagctatctagtaaactttaaagggttttaatgttttattatccttcatataagcctagagttgttgattgtaaaatttctagaggatacggaacctagtgggagtgctcattcacataaattggaatttgaggaagcactagagttggccaaatctcctcctcatagaggatgattgattgtattcaggaaaatcagattgattatcctgagccacaatcacttctagaacaaccaactcatacagaacaggttcaaaatctattctcccattgcaaaatgcagaggaagtagaattaagaaaatcctatagaataagtagattaacaattcttagtgattatgttgtatatctcccagagtctgatgttgacgttggacataaagatgatccaaatttgttttcacatgctatgaatggagaaaactcctcattgagattcagtgccatgaagtgagagttaagtccatggctgaagggtcgagctagacttgtagccaatggttttactcataaggaaggcattgattatcgtgaaacattctctccagtgtctaaggatggttcatcaagatgatcatagcattagtagcttatttttgatccagagctacatcaagtggatgcgaaaacaatttttctgaatagggatcttaaggacgaggtttacatgaaacaatcaaaaggttttataaataacagtcagaaagcttgcaaattaaagaattctatttatgggctgtgatagatctctcaatggtaagatactttttacaaggttattgtttatagaaaaccttgttgattagtatatataccttaaggtcagtgggagtacagtaatctttctagtcctatatttgcaagtggtgatttaggtttgctacataaagttcacaaaactttgaaatgaaggatttgggtgaaacctcttatgtcttttgacatagagattcacagagacataaagaatattaacattgtctcggaaggcctacattgaaaaaagttttggaaaaaatttagaatgaaggatttgcaccttcagtagcaattaagagggactaattaaatacagattaatgtcccaaaaggtattggaataagggcagatgaaaagttttaagcgtctgcattatacataaccatatgactgacaataagtatattgagtcaataaagtgctgcaaataaagccttgcggtatatgcaaggaatcaagaagaacaacttaacctaaggatacactttccatttgaaggtggttagttgtttagatttgagtttgctgattgtgtagatagtagaaagtctactctaaggtatatatctttttattgaaggatagatcctagagatgcagtttgcagactatagttgctacatctaccaagaaagctaaaagtctagcgtgctatgaatttggtacacaggcatgatggttgagacatttgttgaaagtctcaatcttgtcgattttacagttagaccataaagatactctgcggtaattctactataatcttcttttataagaataaaaagtagaagcagaagtaaatcgacattaagtatctcagtacgagagataacattaagagacataaagggtctattgagcatataagtactgaattaatgattgcggatcccatgatttaaagtttaccggtaaagaaagaataaagtcatgcggaatatatgagactcattaattcattttcgcttggtttgtctctttttggtctatagacataaagttattgtaataaagattttttgtgcacatttgttattttatccatgaggataaataaagttggacccgaatgacttataggaagttcattcataaagcttgattatccataaggtactcatgtaaggagtgttttacatcgtgatacatggaagggacgacctaattttataatggttttaccgccatgattcgtgtgaaacatttcttaactgagttggaggattccataaaagattggccaaaactaaagaacctaataccatatggtcatgtgttataaagtccaagtgggagaatgtaatatattattcctttttggttgtggcctttatatcacatttacggtatttactatgtttattattttttcaataaacatatacggcattatggatatttccattaacttagattaccgtaaatatggaatcggtattatggttatttctattaatttagattaccgtaaatatggaatcggttaattgattttaaaatcaattaacgatattgtttccttgatggaaggaaacaaatacggtgtttaccattttgagggtccctaacctagcctataaatagagtgcctgtgtacaccatcagtacagccatcaagcaataggcataggttagaagatccctcaaataatctttcttggccttcagatggatcgtggagacgcttgagcaaacatggctagaggtaagcctgaatcctgtttattcgttttccgctgcgcatgttagattaaataatatgttgattatttctaacacttTCAGCCCGCTAGCTCAACAACCATCGTATCTGGGCTTCCCTGTGCTCGACGGTACAAGGTGGCGCAGCTGCGCGAAGGGATTTGATTTTGGGTTGCCAGTGGTGTAGCCCGTTACTTCTCCTTGGGTGTGATTGAGTTGTTCCTTTTGTGTAGACTTGGCCGAGCCTGGTGGCTGGACTTTAAGTGGTGGTGGATCATGCGGTTTGACACGGTGGTTGCAAGGAATACGGTGATAGCACCGTTGTGGCTGTCATAGCGTTGGCGCTTTGTTATTTTCAGCTAAACTACCGTCTAATCTGGCAATTATCTCATCCAATTTTTCAATGATTTTTTGCATGAAAATGTTGATGTAACTTAATTGTTGATCTACATGCACGATCGATCTAAACGTACGTAAATCCTCTATAACCTCAGACCAGCCATAGAAGGTTTGCCGAAATCAGCCATTTAAGAGTAGTTTCGGCAACGCCCATTTTAGGGTGGCTGCACCTTTCACAAAGACTCTAAccggccatatatatatatctagagGCGTGAGCCACCATAAGTACTTCTAAagcatttaaccctaaatttatcTAAGCAAACTTTAGGAATAGTATAacgaagtatatatatatatatattatgaaatgAGGATAATTGTAACTAATCGTACACCAAACGTCCGGCGGAGGAGACTTGCAAGGAAGACAAAAGGCCAGTGCCTGCAAGGAGGTGCCAAACTGTTAGAACAATTTTCCTCGTGCCAAGGTACCGTTTGGTCAATGCttgcaaaagagaaagaaatcagCGAAGGAGATTGCCGAAGTTGGCATCCTGGCCTTAAGTTActaattttattgacaaaaaaacTGAGTGGAGAGATTTAAGAAAAGAGTGATAATGATAATGTTAATGATCGTGCGTATTTGGGGATGTGTGCTCCTTTTTATGAGAGAGTACTTCATAAAGATGGTGCCCTGAATGCTTATCACGTACGTACGCAATGAGCTTAAAGCTGTCTGATATTATTCAGTTATTTTTCATGTAGTGAGTGCTCGAATGGGCCTTAGACAAATATATTATACCAATGAACTCTCTTCATTTCCTCTCTTTACAGCCAATcactaatttaaagaaaattaataattcaaTAAGTAGCATGGAGGATTGCACTTTCAAGGACATGCTAGGTAATTAATTCTTTAACTTGTGGAATCACTTCTCCTTTTCGAATTAACGCACAAAgcttatttatgattttttttatctaatctGAATTAtaaataatgtgacttttaaaattactttttattgaTGTTTTTCTACTAATAATATAgcatttaaaatcactattaaatttaaatcaaataataattttaaaaattacattattattagacagatacaaaaaaaagacatgaatatcattaggggtgggcaaattatccgattatCGACTACCGAAAATACGCCGATCGCTACCGAACCGACTTTGGTCGCATTCCGCCTAccgattaattataaaattgaaattcgaaattaaaagagttttcGACTTTTCGGATCAGTCAGTAATCGACAAAATGGTTTTTTCAGTTGGTTACCGACTTACCTGACATGACTAAGGCTCAGTTAGTTTtttaacaaaactaacaaaacgacgccgttttgaaCACCTATATAATCTAATTTTTGGAAACCCTATTCACTCCATTTGACCTTCACCCTCAGCTCAGACCCACAGCGTCGTCTCCCCCCCGCCAAATTAACCCAGAACCAGAAATCCTTGCCCGTTCGCCCCTCCATTTAAACGTCTTTCAAATTCCAtgctttttaatttctttgcctCGGTTAACTTTCCCCCTTTCctccagcaaccaaacagaccgAAAATACTGCGTTTGGGGGGTTCATAAAGCTCATTCACGTGCCATGGCCCATTCGCTTCTCTTCCATTTTTAGCTTCTCTACCAAACTCTCCCTGACTCCCTCTAGTTGATTCTTTGCAAATCAGGTACAGCAATTAGCATTGATGATAGATCTATGTCGTTTAtacttttctctgtttttcgATTTACAAAACTCtttgttatcattttttgaCTGATTTAGATCCTTGTAGTTATTGTTATTACACATTtcacataaatttattttattttattttcatgttttgagttTTACTTGGTCTTTCTGGATGTTTGCCTGTGTTTATGCCTTTATAGGCATATCTGTATGTGTTCGTATTACCGATTCATCCGATAGACTATTACCGACTTTCCGATTTATCCGACAATTTCGAAATCAAAGTTTAACGGAAATATGTCGGGTAATTATCCGACTTTACCGACAAGGACGGGTCGGTAATCGAAAATGCTATTTTCGACACCAACttacccgatacccacccctaaaTATCATGTTTAGAATTAGACCCAAATTCGTGACCCAGGGCAACGATGGATTCTTCATTTAACTGTAGAAGTGGAAATTAGGCAATTCTACTTTTGACAGTCAAAACGGGTCATATGCGTACGTGTCTGGATATATTTCCACTTCGACGGCTCCGATCAGTCAAAGAAATGAATCCACGAGTGccaaaaacctttttctttttagtggaGGTAGGATTTCTTCACTTGTGCCGCACCTTGCAAGGAAATCCTTGCAGAATCTTAAAGGCTTATTTTAATTCGACATGATCTTCTAAACAATCTCTTACGATCCCATTTCTTGTCAATGTTGTCATTATAAAAGTAGATAGATCTTAGTAGTACAACAAGAATCTAGCTTTCCAGCTGGGTGATACATAAAATATAGAAGCGTCCTCAAAAGAAGCAATATATAATACCATCTGCCATCTTCCTTCCAACTCTATATATCCGCACCTGCCAAACCCTCTTAACCCACAGAACAAACCTCTCAGCCTTTTCCACTTTCATTCTCAATGGATGCTCCTCAGCagctttcttctctttcttgtaAACTGACTATCATGCAAACAAAAAACGTGGACTTCAAGTCCACTGGCACGCTCTTTGTTAGATGCTATCTTTCTGCAGGAAACAACAAAAGAATTCGGCTTAACACCCGAGAAATCTCCTCCAGATCCGACCTCTCTTGGAACGAGTCCTTCTCGTTGGATTGCTCTGGTACCCAAGACTCCATGGACAATCTGAAGCAAGAAAACGTGGTTTTCGAGCTCCGGTGGAGGAGCAAAGTACCTGTTTTTGGCAGGATTGCGGGGTCACAGCTCTTGGGGAGGGCAGAGATTCCGTGGAAAGAAGTCTTTGAATCACCGAACATGGAAATGGAGAAGTGGGTCCCGATGATTTCGACGATGAGACATGTGGGTGACAACAAGCCACCTAAGCTGCAAGTGGGGATGAAAGTTGAAGTTCCTGCAATGGAGGAGATGGGGAGAAGGAGAAATGGGAAGGTTAAGAAGTGGGATGAGTGTGGGTGTAAAGATTTCCATGGGTACAGTTGTGAAGATTATGATATTTTTGCTCTAGCGGCTTTGGAGGCCTTTTAGGCACAATTTTTCATGCTTGTGAATTCGGAAAGtcggaattttttgtttttttgtttgtgtagATGTGCCCATAGGAATTAGGATGATGAAGAGAATActgactttgaaaaaaaaagagttgcaGTTGAACTGTTCCGCGATCTTTCATATATACATAGCACTTGGCTGTTTAATTGGTTCATTTGGTTGTCATGCGAGCATGCTTTTCCGACTATCGCTTCCGCCTTCCTCCTCCCTCTGCTCTCcgccccctcttcttcttcttccgtactgagattttattattattatattattcaaGCTTAACTTTATTTACCTAATAGGAATTTAACAGAACAAACTCCCAGTATTTtagtattgaaatataagagaaaaagTAAGGCTGCAATCAGAGCGAGCAAAGCATTGATACAGTTTCCAGCATGGTGTCGTGTTACCTGATGACATGCCTGATGATTTGTCTTGTTCTTtgagatctgcaaaataacaaacaactgcgtcgggggtgccgacgatccccctttgatgcttaagttagagagtattgattatgattttttagagaaaaaaaactGCTTGAGATAATTGAGTCCTCCTTTATATAtgttataaatatgtatttatagGCTGAAAAATAGCTACAAACCTGATGGCTGGACCTAATATTATTTAGGGCCTTAACTGTGGGTTGATCATGGGCCTGGTGGCCCACAACCTTTATGAGCAGATAATTTTCCTAACAGCATTCATTACAATTACAATGattcaagatatatatattgcattacgaaaatatttttttttttttttttttttttttttttaaatatttaacatgttttcgttacaaagttaaaaacaatattataaaaataataaaaataaaattataaaaacttaTAAGAGTCGAATCCATTTTATACAAATTTGAATCTGAATTTTTTACTCAAACTCTGTTGATTTAATAAGTAAAccatatcaaaattaaattaatttgagcTGAATCCGAACCTATTCACCAGCAGCTTTGTTCATTTAATTCACGGCCGGAACAAATTTGTACTGAAAATTCATTGCAAGGGCAAACATAGACGTCCCATCCAATAAAAAAGGATTGGCATCTTTCGTTTTATAGGATGCACAATTTAAACAGATAGATAAGCACCCCATGAGTggcaataaaattattaatttcctCTCGTTGGGGGTGCATGGTGGATATAGCATTACAATTGTAACACGTGCAACATGGTTGCAACACGGGGTCGTTTTAAGTTAATATGGCCCTTCATGATTCTAGAGAGcttcttatttttattgtaaCACAACACTGTTGCAACTCACGGTCGTTTTAAATTAACATGACCCTTCAAGATTCTAGAggggttttttcttcttttttttttttctttctttttttttttttttttttttttttttttttttttataaatagtatatattatatttttatccctcaattattttataatgttcaCATGATAGTCC
The Alnus glutinosa chromosome 14, dhAlnGlut1.1, whole genome shotgun sequence genome window above contains:
- the LOC133857294 gene encoding uncharacterized protein LOC133857294, encoding MDAPQQLSSLSCKLTIMQTKNVDFKSTGTLFVRCYLSAGNNKRIRLNTREISSRSDLSWNESFSLDCSGTQDSMDNLKQENVVFELRWRSKVPVFGRIAGSQLLGRAEIPWKEVFESPNMEMEKWVPMISTMRHVGDNKPPKLQVGMKVEVPAMEEMGRRRNGKVKKWDECGCKDFHGYSCEDYDIFALAALEAF